In one window of Haloimpatiens sp. FM7315 DNA:
- a CDS encoding DUF975 family protein — protein sequence MENKNVTPNRVIKKKAREQLKGNWTSAVLVCFIYWLILFSIGSIDAIASILNNVKNGFLLSGQTEDTSFGLACVIIQILIGGPFAYGIWNFFKNLGREESPKIEDLFKGFKFLVPNFLINLIVSIFQFLWSLLFILPLIIAFTIIMLKSVYEVQFTSLPLVVFTVAAITVTIILTIILLRYSMVFLVYNDNKELSAMEVVKASVSMMKGYKFKLFLMNLSFIGWFILSILTLGIGFLWLYPYINASTFNFYEDIISKDKKGDLMEKATIEAN from the coding sequence ATGGAAAATAAAAATGTAACTCCCAATAGGGTGATAAAGAAAAAGGCTAGAGAGCAGTTAAAAGGAAATTGGACATCCGCAGTATTAGTTTGTTTTATATACTGGTTAATATTATTTTCTATAGGATCAATTGATGCTATAGCAAGCATTTTAAATAATGTTAAAAATGGATTTTTATTGTCTGGTCAAACAGAAGATACTTCTTTTGGATTGGCATGCGTTATTATTCAAATACTTATAGGTGGGCCTTTTGCCTATGGAATATGGAATTTTTTCAAAAACCTTGGTAGAGAAGAGTCACCAAAAATTGAAGATTTGTTTAAAGGTTTTAAGTTTTTAGTTCCCAATTTCCTTATTAATCTAATCGTAAGCATTTTTCAATTTTTGTGGTCATTGCTTTTTATTTTACCTCTTATAATTGCATTTACAATTATAATGTTAAAAAGTGTTTATGAGGTACAATTTACATCTTTGCCTTTAGTTGTTTTTACAGTTGCTGCAATTACAGTAACTATAATTTTAACTATAATATTATTAAGATATTCTATGGTATTTTTGGTTTATAATGATAATAAAGAATTGAGTGCTATGGAAGTAGTAAAAGCTAGTGTTAGTATGATGAAGGGATATAAATTTAAATTATTTCTTATGAATTTAAGTTTTATAGGATGGTTTATTTTGTCTATATTAACATTAGGAATAGGGTTCTTGTGGCTTTATCCTTATATAAACGCTTCTACTTTTAATTTTTATGAAGACATAATAAGTAAAGATAAAAAGGGCGATTTAATGGAAAAGGCAACTATTGAAGCCAATTAA